One genomic segment of Chromatiales bacterium includes these proteins:
- a CDS encoding leucine--tRNA ligase: MEPIYDPARIEADAQRHWDEQGRFRASEDPDREKFYCLSMFPYPSGRLHMGHVRNYTIGDVITRRQRMLGKNVLQPMGWDAFGLPAENAAIANGVPPAKWTWDNIDYMRGQLRALGFGIDWSRELATCQPDYYHWNQWLFLRMLESGIAYQKTGVVNWDPVDQTVLANEQVIDGRGWRTGAPVEKREIPMYYLAITRYADELLDGLEQLPEWPERVRAMQANWIGRSEGVRFAFPYELDGEPGQLWVFTTRADTIMGVTFCAVAAEHPLAERAARDNPQLAAFIAECRHGSVMEADLATIEKKGMPTGISVTHPLTGAEVPVWVGNYVLMGYGEGAVMAVPAHDERDFHFAQRYGLPIQQVIAVDGETFSTEAWQDWYADKTRGRCVNSGAYDGLDYAAAVDAIAASLAGHGLGDRQRQYRLRDWGISRQRYWGCPIPLVHCETCGVVPVPGSELPVVLPEDCVPDGSGNPLRTREDFINTECPKCGAPARRETDTMDTFVDSSWYYARYCSPKADAAPVDAGARYWMPVDQYIGGIEHAILHLLYSRFWSRVMRDTGLVEYDEPFVRLLTQGMVLNHIFKRRTEKGGVVYFAPDEVELTRDAAGNVTAATSKADGRPVDYDGIGTMSKSKRNGIDPQSLVERYGADTVRLYMMFTAPPEQTLEWSDAGVEGAHRFLKRLWALAAERRTAFYGRPAAANGANADARFEIHSALKKANFDYERNQFNTVVSTCMTIVNTLYKLGDQPADEATLVEGMGVVLRLLAPIAPHVAHELWRELGYGDEVLDAGWPEVDPRALVRDTKRIVLMVNGKKRGETEAPSDADQSELEAIARAHPDVRRFTAGRSIRKAVVVPGKLVNLVVSD; encoded by the coding sequence ATGGAGCCGATCTACGACCCCGCGCGCATCGAGGCCGATGCGCAACGTCACTGGGATGAACAGGGCCGCTTCCGCGCCAGCGAGGACCCGGACCGGGAGAAGTTCTACTGCCTGTCCATGTTCCCGTACCCGAGCGGACGGCTGCACATGGGCCATGTGCGCAACTACACCATTGGCGACGTGATCACGCGCCGCCAGCGCATGCTCGGCAAGAACGTCCTGCAGCCGATGGGCTGGGATGCCTTCGGGCTGCCGGCCGAAAACGCCGCCATCGCCAACGGCGTGCCGCCCGCGAAATGGACCTGGGACAACATCGACTACATGCGCGGCCAGTTGCGCGCGCTCGGTTTCGGCATCGACTGGTCGCGCGAACTCGCGACCTGCCAGCCCGACTACTATCACTGGAACCAGTGGCTGTTCCTGCGCATGCTCGAAAGCGGCATCGCCTATCAGAAGACCGGTGTCGTGAACTGGGACCCGGTCGACCAGACCGTGCTCGCGAACGAGCAGGTCATCGACGGCCGCGGCTGGCGCACCGGCGCGCCGGTCGAAAAGCGCGAGATCCCGATGTACTACCTCGCGATCACGCGCTATGCGGACGAACTGCTCGACGGGCTCGAGCAGCTGCCGGAATGGCCCGAGCGCGTGCGCGCGATGCAGGCGAACTGGATCGGCCGCAGCGAGGGCGTGCGCTTCGCGTTCCCCTATGAGCTGGATGGCGAGCCCGGCCAGCTGTGGGTGTTCACGACCCGCGCCGACACCATCATGGGCGTGACCTTCTGCGCGGTCGCGGCCGAACACCCGCTCGCCGAGCGCGCGGCGCGCGACAATCCGCAACTCGCCGCCTTCATCGCCGAGTGCCGGCACGGTTCAGTCATGGAGGCCGATCTCGCGACGATCGAGAAAAAGGGCATGCCCACGGGCATCTCCGTGACCCATCCGCTGACCGGTGCCGAGGTTCCCGTGTGGGTCGGTAACTACGTGCTCATGGGTTACGGCGAAGGGGCGGTCATGGCCGTGCCCGCGCACGACGAGCGCGACTTTCATTTCGCGCAGCGCTATGGCCTGCCGATCCAGCAGGTCATCGCGGTGGACGGCGAGACGTTCTCGACCGAGGCCTGGCAGGACTGGTACGCGGACAAGACGCGCGGTCGCTGCGTGAACTCCGGCGCGTACGACGGGCTCGATTACGCAGCCGCCGTCGATGCCATCGCGGCGAGCCTCGCCGGTCACGGTCTCGGCGACCGACAGCGGCAGTACCGGCTGCGTGACTGGGGCATCTCGCGGCAGCGTTACTGGGGTTGCCCGATCCCGCTGGTGCACTGCGAGACCTGCGGCGTGGTGCCGGTGCCGGGCAGCGAGCTGCCGGTCGTGCTGCCCGAGGACTGCGTGCCTGACGGCAGCGGCAATCCGCTGCGCACGCGCGAGGACTTCATCAACACCGAATGCCCGAAGTGCGGCGCGCCGGCACGGCGCGAGACCGACACCATGGACACCTTCGTGGATTCGTCCTGGTACTACGCGCGCTATTGCAGCCCGAAGGCGGACGCCGCGCCCGTGGACGCCGGCGCCCGGTATTGGATGCCGGTCGACCAGTACATCGGCGGCATCGAACACGCGATCCTGCACCTGCTGTATTCGCGCTTCTGGAGCCGCGTCATGCGCGACACCGGGCTGGTCGAATACGACGAGCCGTTTGTGCGCCTGCTGACCCAGGGCATGGTGCTCAACCACATCTTCAAGCGTCGCACCGAGAAGGGCGGCGTGGTGTATTTCGCGCCGGACGAGGTCGAACTCACGCGCGATGCGGCCGGCAACGTCACCGCCGCGACCAGCAAGGCCGACGGCCGGCCGGTCGATTACGACGGCATCGGCACCATGTCGAAATCCAAGCGCAACGGCATCGATCCGCAGTCGCTGGTCGAGCGCTACGGCGCCGATACCGTGCGCCTGTACATGATGTTCACCGCGCCGCCGGAGCAGACGCTGGAGTGGAGCGATGCCGGCGTCGAGGGTGCGCACCGGTTTCTGAAACGCCTGTGGGCGCTGGCCGCCGAGCGTCGCACGGCGTTCTACGGCCGGCCTGCGGCGGCGAACGGCGCCAATGCCGATGCGCGCTTCGAGATTCACAGCGCGCTGAAAAAGGCGAACTTCGACTACGAGCGCAACCAGTTCAACACGGTCGTGTCGACCTGCATGACCATCGTCAACACGCTCTACAAACTCGGCGACCAACCCGCCGACGAGGCGACCCTGGTCGAGGGCATGGGCGTCGTGCTGCGCCTGCTGGCGCCGATCGCGCCGCACGTTGCACACGAGCTGTGGCGCGAACTCGGCTACGGCGACGAGGTGCTGGATGCCGGCTGGCCGGAGGTCGATCCGCGCGCCCTGGTGCGCGACACGAAGCGGATCGTGCTGATGGTCAACGGCAAGAAGCGCGGCGAGACCGAGGCCCCGTCGGACGCCGACCAGTCCGAACTCGAGGCCATCGCCCGGGCGCATCCGGACGTACGCCGCTTCACCGCGGGCCGCTCGATTCGCAAAGCCGTGGTCGTTCCGGGCAAACTGGTCAATCTCGTGGTTTCGGACTGA
- a CDS encoding zinc ribbon-containing protein yields the protein MSENEPQHHERMKRLTDAYERMLEHVSSAIDKAGHETLPTLKRLLADAREAAVEFGEITREEAEKVSHWVHRDVEHAAEFQQRTGNELRDWLRFDIEQVEARFMDWFALATDTSRVVLGQWAERASHYHTGEITGPGRLTCENCGAHVTLRAAGPVPHCPQCDGTEFQREEP from the coding sequence ATGAGCGAGAACGAACCGCAGCACCACGAGCGCATGAAACGCCTGACCGACGCCTACGAGCGCATGCTCGAACACGTCTCCAGCGCGATCGACAAGGCCGGGCACGAGACCCTGCCCACACTCAAGCGCCTGCTGGCCGATGCGCGCGAGGCCGCGGTCGAGTTCGGCGAGATCACCCGCGAGGAGGCCGAGAAGGTCTCGCACTGGGTACACCGGGACGTGGAACACGCCGCGGAGTTCCAGCAGCGCACCGGCAACGAACTGCGCGACTGGCTGCGCTTCGACATCGAGCAGGTCGAGGCGCGGTTCATGGACTGGTTCGCGCTGGCGACCGACACCAGCCGTGTGGTGCTGGGCCAGTGGGCCGAACGCGCGAGCCACTATCACACCGGCGAGATCACCGGCCCCGGTCGACTGACCTGCGAGAACTGCGGTGCGCATGTCACGCTGCGTGCAGCCGGTCCGGTGCCGCATTGCCCGCAATGCGACGGTACGGAGTTCCAGCGCGAGGAGCCTTAG